A segment of the Sander lucioperca isolate FBNREF2018 chromosome 7, SLUC_FBN_1.2, whole genome shotgun sequence genome:
TGGATTCAAGTTGATGGTTTGGCTTTTCCCTGGTCCTCCACCTTTCTAATTGCTGCCTGAATCTTCGCCTGGTCTCCCAAGAGCTGTCGAGGTTTCACAGGCTTGAGGTTTTCATCCAGCTCAAGCAGCACAGGTATCCCTGTGGGTAAAGTCACACTGGCAATATCCTTATCTGATATACCTGTTGAAATAAGGACAGTAATATTATGATCACACTAGACAAATTTTCCACAATCAGGCTTGAAAACTAACAGGCATGAACGCTGTAATGAAATCCTGTTTAATATTAAGTAACAGTCAATACGTGTTAAGTTAAGGAGTGTCCTGTGGCACAAGAAGCCTCCAAAGGTTATGAGTGTGATAAAATGTCAGCATGGACTTAATAGCCACAGCCGAATGTAACATAAACTCACTGGCCTTTTTACACAAGTTCAACTTTCCATTTGAGGAACTGAAACATGTCCTTCCTAATTCAATGACTGACAACTAGAAACTGCAGCCTGTATAGTCCAGAAACTGTTGCTGAATTCAACTGAATGCATTCACTGCACAATCACAAATGCTGAGAGAGCACTGTTTATATAGCTTGGGTCAGTTCAGTTGCATACCTTCCAGGTATTTCAGCAGAGCCCTGCAGCTGTTTCCATGAGCACTAATCAGCACAGTCCTGCCTTTCCTTATCTCTGGCACCACAGTGCTGCCCCAGTATGGCAGCAGTCTGTCCAACACCTCCTTTAAGCTTTCTGCTCGGGGAAGGTTCTCCTTTGGCACGTCACAAGTGGTGTATCTGCGGTCATTGTAGATTTCCAGGAAGTATGGGTGGGATTCATCAATCGGAGGTGGAGTGATATCATAGCTCCTTCTCCACAACTTCACCTTTTCCTCTCCATGTTGTAGCGCCATCTCCGCCCGGTTAAGGCCAATCAGGGAACCATAGTGGCGCTCGTTCAGTCTCCAGGACTTGACCACGGGGACCCACTCCTGACCCATAGCCTCCAGCACCAGCCATGCTGTCTGGATGGAGCGGCTGAGTATGGAGGTGAATACTAAATCGAACTTGTAGCCCTGCTCCTTCAGGAGCCTACCACAGTCCTGGGCCTCCTTCACCCCATCCTTGCTTAGCTTCTGGTCAACCCAGCTACAGAAACGGTTCTCTTTGTTCCAGGCCCCCTCCCCATGCCTCAGTAGAAAGAGTTTGTACTTGGACATCCGAAGCGCCAGCAGCAGAAACCTGCACACGTTCAGCAGAAatgaacagaaatgaacaataaAGTTATGCAGTTAGTGATACCTAAAGTGAAACTATATCATTTTAATACCATTAATCTTCAGCTTACAGTGTATTGCCTCACTTAGTcacagatctgtgtgtgtgatttgagATCAggagcaggtaacgttaacgttagagGCAGTGCCAGTAAAAGGTTAGAGGTTGTCTTAAAAGAGTGACAGGCTAAAGGCAGACAGCTACAGCAATTGCCCTTTTTAACTAGCTTTATTCATAGGCTGGACACAAGAAAATGATAGATAACGTTAGCTCTACTATGCAAATATTTAATTGGAAGCTGCTGCAGAGCTTATTAGCAAGCCTGAGAGAATGGATAAACGTGTTGCTATGCAAATGAGCGttagtacagtatatataatggccGCTCAGACCGAGGTAGACAAGACCaacgtataaaaaaaaaagagtagtcACTCCAAAATGATCAAAATAGTGTGAACATTTCGTCTTACCTTGTTTGGGTTTAAAATCCGGCCTAAGAGTGGCTAGTTCAGTCGTAAGTGTTGACAGTATTAGTGGCcggatggtaggggaagactcatgaatattcattagggaacccatccctgaatggctagtactcgttgcctgctctggttgggttggttaggtgTAGGCAAGAGGagggttatgtttaggcaagtggagtgggattggttatggttagggtaaggatgtcagggcgagccaatcagggatgagtcttcccctaccatcctgcaaaaaaaaaacgttgatgATTGGCATTCCGTTTCTCAAATCAGAATGTCGCATATCACAAGTGGGCGGTACCTTCGGCAAATTGTATGCCCATATTAGGAGTGGTAGTAACTGCCAGGCACGTTCACCGTGGAGGACGAGGGGGAAGAAGGGGAGTGACCGTCATCtctcaaccatggatgtattgaaGAGGTACAGtccgctagctagctaactgttgaTGTTTTGATTGTGGTTCACAGTTTGGAAAGGATTTATGGTGTTTGTAGGAGAAGGACAGCAGTTTAAGAGAACTGAATTTTAGGCAGAGGGAAGGGACAGTTTATGTAAGCTTGACGTTGACGTTACCCACCTAAAACTATGCAGGTGGGGAGAATGTAGCTAAATCAAACTTATGTCAGTGTTTAAGTTCTAAAGGACAAAAATTATCGTTTAACCACCAGTTTTGGGTAAATACTGCCACATTGTTGTTCACTCCAACATAATGTACATTAAAACTACTTCAAAATTAACAGTTTTTGAATGTTTCATTTAAGTCAGGTTTTATTGTTTAAACCTGACTTCAATACATTTTATTGCTGCGTTACttcggtccgtgtacttggtggccaacggattttcgttttgaaaggaaaaaaacaaaaacgaaaaacggccagtttcccaattaccattagtaaataggaaaacaaaaaacggaaaacaacccattattcgttttttgttttgatattaaaaaacggaaaacgaaaaacaatctcgttatccgattgtctttgatgtatttgtagatggaactcggaaattaaaatacgtgtgtataagtcgtagctgtcggtacacgatccgttctgcctgcacgatccgttctgcacatgcgcaagataatactgttttacgtatccatacgacctgcacgatctgttccacgctagcctatggctagcctccaccgggaagctaacgttagtttagctaacagctaattcggctaaccgctagctgacagctagattcagtctaaaataacgttaactcaaacgtaatgggaaaagcaggctacagctaaattaagacttcacagtaataacaataaagacaagtattgagtgattgtattttaaatgagcacaagtaaagtagaactgacgtaacagctgttatatatgttaggtgtttgttatatatgtcaacgtttattttcaagttttattttgagggtcttttaaagttattacatgctgtctcagctagcagttagccgaattagctgttagctaaactaacgttagcttggctgtcgaccggaagcgtggaacagatcgtgcagtgtcgtaaatcctcgtacaaccgcgcatgcgcgaacattttgcgcatgtgcagaacggatcgtgtaccgacagtattccttaattttgcattggtatttttttcgtgacccggaagttactcccgccacgccaagacccgcccttcaatagcatttattggccagtaccgcctgtaagatccgttctgtgcatgcgcataattacgtagtagaaaactaacaatgtccctgtgcgatttgtaactgtcggtacacgatccgttctgcctgcacgatagactgtatataagtaacatgtgtcaacactttacgaccaaacattacaacttttttattaaatctttttttattaaatctttattatacaatagtcatagctacaaacattcgaaacttgtcactgatccaaaaccgtgtagcgacatcgttgttgtgttgtttacgttaatgtttttacctaatacttcgtcttgactaataaccatagactgtctattattaatgcgattaagtgtaaacgtacataagtgtccttttgaagatgggatgacagctctcccagccaccactgctgtataccactatagtagctacatgctaacggtcatcttagctggcaatgttgttaaattctccccatttccgggtcacattcctgctgaaacatgtccgattgtgtagtgtttggtccgcgatttttgacgttagaaagtgctgcttcgttccactacaatctaacgttagcatactcatagctaactattgtagctgcatgctaacgcgacatagcggagcatatatagctagctatgtacgtatgtagcaggactttgtaccgtaaaaaatcaccaataaaggcttctaaaccaaatactaaacaaatacaaatacaggaaagtgaccggaattaggggtgaaatgtccagcattgagctacataatagtttgctaggagttagctggtctctcacagagatctcatttgtagccctgtttttacctgatactttcataaaagtacaaacacagtgagaggtatacacatgcttaaactttatttaaaacatggttaacctgaagcaggacggagtcatgacttataacaccaaagcaaggcttctagctcaggctagctagcgttagcaaattaccttcaaagttgcaaagaaatgacgaaacgtaaaatttgaagcctttatttaatttgctacatggtgttgtactggatggccggacgaccctccgtatatcattaacagatactttaggcaactccagcaaacaccttgtaaacttcatctttgccatcataacggtctactgtcactgtctaatgttttcttccggtaaccgggaatgtccaaacatccttacgccaatgcgtgcatagagctgtgaagtttgccggtgttcgcgcaagcgtagaactgatcaggcagtgcacagaacggattttacaggcggtacggatcgggtactgacaaaggaataagatttatacacagaTTTTAATTTCccagttccatctacaaatacatcaaagaaaatcggataacgagattgtttttggttttccgttttttaatatcaaaacaaaaaacgaataatgggttgttttccgttttttgttttcctatttactaatggtaaattgggaaactggccatttttcgtttttgtttttttcctttcaaaacgaaaatccgttggccaccaagtacacggacctacTTCACACACTTGCCTTTGTCATTTAAAAGGACAAATTGGTTTATTGATTTAATTCCACGTGAGATTGGATTTAACTTAACCCAACTAATAAATCTCAACCCCAAAACGTAACTGTTCACCTTGAGCTTAGGGTTAGGGAATAACTTTATGGCTCCAAGTGGCATGTACGTTTCTGTAATGTGACTCTACAACTGACCATATAGGATTGGGCTATATAGATGATAACCCCATATCACAGTATATAGCTGTGTTTTatatatcaataaaaaaaaatgattatataGGCTAATACATTTTGGAAAACCAATTGAGAAATTGTaaatgggtaaaaaaaaaatcacatggaAAAAATGACAAGCAAGGTTGCTAAatcataaaatatgtaatattgTTATAAAACAGCCCTGATATTAGATTTGCAACATTTGCACACAATAATGTAATTCACCAGAGATGTTAAAGGGAAAGCTACGACAAAAATCTCTGACAGTGGACAAATTTATGATACAGTATATCAGACGATAACGTGATTCATATTAGTATATGAATACATCGTGCTGTAAAGAGATGAACAGCATTCCAGTTTAAGACACAGAGGACCATTCTTCTCTGAGCAATGTCattaacattttattatttgatACACAATTTATAACACTGCTTCTCATCATAATTTCTTAGCTTAATGCCACATTCATTTTCCAGGATGCTCACTTTATTTGACTCCATGAACAGCTGACTGCCAACCTGGAATGTGTATTCTCTCAATCTAACAGAAACATAGTTTTTCTTGGGAaagcacacagatacacagaaatGTTCATGTTTTATGTTGTCATCTTACTGTAGGCCATGCTTCAAAATACACTTTTGTTGGCAATACAGGCAAAGTATAAATTGTACAAATGTTGATAATTGTAGACaaatctgccttttctttgagTCTTGCCTGTTGTATATTATTGTAGCTATATATAGCAGAGGTCAAAAAGTAAGATCGTAACATTACTAGAGGTGAGCCAAAAGTGATATTGTGTTCATTAATTCATATGGAAACTAAAAACTACAAAAGCAATACAGTgctataatatatacatacagtatgttttatcATAATCCATCAgacattatgtaaaaaaaactatatgtATTATATGAATTATCATAAAGGTAAACACCTTAACTTTTATCATTTTCACAACCTACTTGTTAACCTGGTCTTAATGTCATTCACTGTCATTATAAAGTGAAAAACAGTCTTATGATCCACTGCTTCCACCTGTTTTAGAGCAGCAAATCTTTACAAAGTAATTCAGCACAAACTCTACTGCCCACTATTAAACAGCTTCTTTCTGCCCTCCATACCAGACATGGCGTCCACGTTCTTACGCCAGTCAgtcacttcctctttctgtgGGGTGAATAGATGAGGATTTTGAATCAGCTCAGTCTAATTAAAACATGAGTACTTGTAGTCATTTTGTACACCACAAATAGGCATACAACATAGGGGAATATAGGAATTCATGCTTGTTAATATTAAAAGAAGAATGATATTCCTGCACTAAACATTGTACCCTCAGAACTGTACTACTGCATTCTTACTTCCTCTTTTTTGAAACAAATTAAACCCTTCTTA
Coding sequences within it:
- the bpgm gene encoding bisphosphoglycerate mutase, with translation MSKYKLFLLRHGEGAWNKENRFCSWVDQKLSKDGVKEAQDCGRLLKEQGYKFDLVFTSILSRSIQTAWLVLEAMGQEWVPVVKSWRLNERHYGSLIGLNRAEMALQHGEEKVKLWRRSYDITPPPIDESHPYFLEIYNDRRYTTCDVPKENLPRAESLKEVLDRLLPYWGSTVVPEIRKGRTVLISAHGNSCRALLKYLEGISDKDIASVTLPTGIPVLLELDENLKPVKPRQLLGDQAKIQAAIRKVEDQGKAKPST